Proteins encoded in a region of the Altererythrobacter ishigakiensis genome:
- a CDS encoding CpaD family pilus assembly protein, translating into MPFAKHSKLAGALALSLGLALGACGGMPTNKSLYSVKQPVVERSNYTFDVQSSQSGLSISDQQRLDGWFEAIELGYGDRVSLDDPLASKAVRDSVSQLAARHGVLLSDGAPVTAGASQPGYARVVVTRSTANVPGCPDWSASSDMNYNNATSPNYGCATNSNLAAMVANPEDLLEGQKGTGETVIMSSSKAINAFRDQVPTGTQGLAEGQTGGDN; encoded by the coding sequence ATGCCCTTTGCAAAACACAGCAAGCTGGCGGGTGCCCTCGCCCTTTCGCTTGGTCTCGCTCTTGGAGCGTGCGGCGGAATGCCAACCAACAAGAGCCTCTACAGCGTCAAGCAGCCGGTTGTAGAACGTTCGAACTATACGTTCGACGTGCAATCGAGCCAAAGCGGGCTCAGCATTTCAGATCAGCAACGCCTTGACGGCTGGTTCGAAGCTATCGAGCTTGGCTACGGTGATCGCGTTTCGCTCGACGATCCGCTTGCCAGCAAGGCCGTACGGGATTCCGTGAGCCAGTTGGCTGCGCGGCATGGCGTACTACTCTCTGACGGAGCTCCCGTTACAGCAGGCGCCTCTCAACCAGGTTATGCTCGTGTGGTCGTGACGCGCTCTACGGCAAATGTGCCTGGCTGCCCCGATTGGTCGGCAAGCTCGGACATGAACTACAACAACGCGACCAGCCCCAATTATGGCTGTGCAACCAACAGCAATCTGGCCGCGATGGTCGCTAACCCTGAGGACCTGCTTGAAGGTCAGAAGGGCACAGGCGAAACCGTGATCATGAGCTCGAGCAAAGCCATTAATGCTTTCCGCGACCAAGTCCCTACAGGAACGCAGGGTCTCGCTGAAGGTCAAACCGGAGGAGATAACTAA
- a CDS encoding pilus assembly protein CpaE, giving the protein MNAPWKSGMPGNRDPFAAYICDDAALDVLRPVVIELGWQPEKCNKGGLRNAIQSLSVSASPNILLVDLSESGDPLNDINALAEVCEPGTVVIAIGQVNDVRLYRDLLASGIHDYLLKPLSAGQLRDALNQAQAVFTAPRNQDGEVVKHHISTAIIGTRGGVGASTLATSLAYLFSEEHKSPTALLDLDVHFGTDALALDLEPGRGLTDAIDNPSRIDGLFIERAMIRANDNLSILSAEAPINQPLMTDGAAFVQLEEEFRQAFEMTVVDLPRNMLINFPHVLSDVNLVLLVSDLTLASARDTIRLQSWLKTNAAHAHTMVVANKVQSGVAEISKADFEASIERKLDYVIPYDAKAAANAAKLGQPFVQANRSSKASAVIKQVAERVMGASDENFSTDDSGKKSLLGGFDLKSLLAKKDKSQPEEAPAE; this is encoded by the coding sequence ATGAATGCGCCTTGGAAATCCGGGATGCCCGGAAATCGTGATCCGTTCGCTGCCTATATTTGCGACGATGCCGCGCTGGACGTTCTTCGTCCGGTCGTAATCGAGCTCGGCTGGCAGCCGGAGAAATGCAACAAGGGTGGTCTGCGCAACGCGATTCAGTCGCTGAGCGTCAGCGCCAGCCCGAACATCCTGCTGGTAGATCTGTCAGAGAGCGGTGATCCGCTCAACGACATCAACGCCCTGGCAGAAGTGTGTGAGCCCGGTACAGTAGTTATCGCTATCGGACAGGTGAATGATGTTCGCCTTTACCGCGACCTCCTGGCCAGTGGTATTCATGACTATCTGCTGAAGCCACTATCCGCCGGCCAGCTGCGTGATGCTCTGAACCAGGCTCAAGCCGTGTTCACGGCACCGCGCAATCAGGACGGCGAAGTGGTGAAACATCACATCTCGACGGCCATCATCGGCACACGTGGCGGTGTTGGTGCATCGACGCTTGCCACATCTTTGGCATATCTGTTCAGCGAAGAGCACAAGTCACCGACTGCACTGCTTGACCTGGATGTGCACTTCGGAACTGACGCTCTTGCTTTGGATCTGGAGCCGGGCCGCGGTCTGACGGATGCGATCGACAACCCAAGCCGTATCGACGGCCTGTTCATCGAACGCGCTATGATCCGTGCCAATGACAATCTGTCGATCCTGTCGGCAGAGGCGCCCATCAACCAGCCGTTGATGACTGACGGCGCTGCCTTCGTGCAGCTCGAGGAAGAATTCCGTCAGGCATTCGAAATGACCGTTGTTGACCTGCCGCGCAACATGCTGATCAATTTCCCGCATGTTCTCTCGGACGTCAATCTGGTTCTGCTGGTAAGCGATCTGACGCTGGCTTCGGCTCGCGACACTATTCGCTTGCAGTCCTGGCTAAAAACCAATGCTGCGCATGCACACACAATGGTTGTGGCCAACAAGGTCCAATCAGGTGTGGCTGAGATCAGCAAAGCCGACTTTGAAGCCTCAATTGAGCGCAAGTTGGATTACGTGATCCCGTATGACGCGAAAGCTGCAGCAAACGCTGCGAAATTGGGTCAGCCATTCGTCCAGGCAAATCGTTCAAGCAAGGCATCGGCTGTCATCAAGCAGGTTGCCGAGCGCGTAATGGGAGCAAGCGACGAAAACTTCAGCACCGATGACTCAGGCAAGAAATCGCTCTTGGGCGGGTTCGATCTGAAATCGCTGTTGGCGAAGAAAGACAAGTCGCAACCTGAAGAAGCACCGGCTGAGTAA
- a CDS encoding type II secretion system F family protein, with the protein MGILQTLLLVGFIMALLFGGYVAFAGPSVGKAANRRLQAVRYRHSESTDAKVESQLKKAIAARKPKLHKVAGSTSRLDALAIRLDRTGKNWTLSQYIYASIGIALFVAVVIYLRSGALLLSLGVGVLIGAGLPHLVVNWAINKRTNQFNEKFPDGIELLVRGLRSGLPVTETLAVVAQEVPGPVGEEFKGIVERIKIGKTMEDSLQETADRLGIPEFNFFCITLAIQRETGGNLAETLSNLADVLRKRSQMKLKIRAMSSESKASAYIVGSLPFIVFIMVWMVNPEYLGGFFTDDRLIVAGLGGMVWMSIGAFIMAKMVSFEI; encoded by the coding sequence ATGGGAATTCTACAAACCCTGTTGCTGGTTGGCTTCATAATGGCGCTGCTGTTTGGCGGTTACGTAGCCTTTGCGGGCCCATCGGTCGGAAAAGCTGCCAATCGCCGCTTGCAGGCGGTGCGTTATCGGCACTCAGAAAGCACAGATGCGAAAGTTGAGTCACAGCTGAAGAAGGCCATCGCTGCGCGAAAGCCTAAGCTGCACAAGGTTGCAGGCTCAACATCGCGCCTTGATGCCTTGGCTATCAGACTTGATCGAACTGGCAAGAACTGGACGCTGTCCCAGTACATCTACGCATCGATTGGCATCGCCCTGTTTGTTGCTGTTGTAATATACCTTCGCAGTGGTGCGCTTTTGCTCTCTTTGGGGGTTGGTGTGCTGATCGGCGCTGGTCTTCCGCACCTTGTCGTTAACTGGGCCATCAATAAACGTACAAATCAGTTCAATGAGAAATTCCCGGATGGCATCGAGTTGCTGGTCCGCGGTCTGCGTTCTGGTCTACCGGTGACAGAAACCCTTGCTGTTGTGGCTCAAGAAGTACCAGGACCGGTTGGGGAAGAATTCAAAGGTATCGTCGAGCGGATCAAGATCGGTAAAACGATGGAGGATTCGCTTCAGGAAACCGCTGATCGCCTGGGGATTCCTGAGTTCAACTTCTTTTGTATCACTCTGGCCATCCAACGCGAAACGGGCGGCAACCTGGCAGAAACGCTCTCGAACCTGGCAGATGTGCTGCGCAAACGCTCGCAGATGAAACTGAAAATCCGCGCGATGAGCTCGGAATCGAAAGCATCGGCCTATATCGTCGGCTCACTTCCTTTCATCGTTTTCATCATGGTGTGGATGGTCAACCCAGAATATCTGGGCGGCTTCTTCACCGACGATCGCCTGATCGTAGCTGGGCTTGGCGGTATGGTCTGGATGTCGATCGGCGCATTCATCATGGCCAAAATGGTCAGCTTCGAGATCTAA